CGTGGGGCGGAAAACCGGTCAAGCGCCTCGAACTTCCGCGCGACGCCACGCTCGTGACGATCCTGCGCGGGCCGCGCGTGATCGTGCCGGAGGCCGACGAACCACTCGAAGGCGGCGACGAACTGCTGTTCGTCGCGACCACCGAGGTCGAGGACGAGCTGCTGGAGGTGCTGCTGCGGCGCGGGCGGCGTTAACCCGGCTGCGGTTCGGCGCCCTGAGCGCCCTGATGCTCGCGCACGGCGCGCTGCGCGCTGCGGATGGCCAGGTAGGTCACGAGCGCCGCGATGGCCGTCAACGGCCATCCCATCGCGATGCGGGCGACCCCGAGCCACGTCGTCTCGTCGGCGTCGTAGAGGTGGTTCTGGACGACGAACCGGGATGCGAACACGACGGCCCACGTGATCGTGGCGATGTCGAAGGCCAGCACCGCTTTCCGCACATCACGCCACGCCCGGTCGTGGGTGTTCACCCAGCCCCACACGAATCCGACCGCCGGTCTGCGGATCAGCACCGAGATGCCGAACACCACCGCCCAGATCAGCGACGACCAG
This genomic window from Mycolicibacterium goodii contains:
- a CDS encoding DUF3159 domain-containing protein — its product is MTQAENSPLPESAGESEVPRARGARAVLDQMGGISGLIYSSVPVVVFVPVSSLFGLKAAIAAALGIATLILIWRLVRRDSLQPAISGFFAVGVSALVAYLVGESKGYFLLGIWSSLIWAVVFGISVLIRRPAVGFVWGWVNTHDRAWRDVRKAVLAFDIATITWAVVFASRFVVQNHLYDADETTWLGVARIAMGWPLTAIAALVTYLAIRSAQRAVREHQGAQGAEPQPG